Part of the Thermococcus barossii genome is shown below.
AGGGGCGTAGACGTTGTCTGCCTTATAGACGACCTCGGCAACGTCGCTCAGCACTAGGAATCCATGGGCAAAGCCCCTTGGGATGTAGAGCTGATATTTGTTGTGCTCCGAGAGTATGACACTGACCCACTTGCCGAAGGTTGGTGAGTCCCTTCTTAAATCAACAGCAACGTCGTAGATAACTCCCCTAATGGCTCTCACAATCTTGGCCTGGGCGTAGGGCTCACGCTGGAAGTGCAGCCCCCTGAGCACGCCATATCTTGAGCGAGAGTGGTTGTCTTGGACGAATTCCCCTTTGATCCCAGTCTTTTCAAAATCCGATTTCTTGTAAGTTTCCATGAAAAAGCCCCGCTCATCCTCGAAGACCCTCGGTTTGATTAGAATAACATTGGGAATTT
Proteins encoded:
- the rfbC gene encoding dTDP-4-dehydrorhamnose 3,5-epimerase, which translates into the protein MPFEFKRLEIPNVILIKPRVFEDERGFFMETYKKSDFEKTGIKGEFVQDNHSRSRYGVLRGLHFQREPYAQAKIVRAIRGVIYDVAVDLRRDSPTFGKWVSVILSEHNKYQLYIPRGFAHGFLVLSDVAEVVYKADNVYAPSYEGGILWNDPEIGIDWPIDDPIVSEKDRKWPTLREAIEKGWTF